In a genomic window of Myotis daubentonii chromosome 18, mMyoDau2.1, whole genome shotgun sequence:
- the SNX7 gene encoding sorting nexin-7 isoform X4 yields MDMNSLSPTMPTSPLSMINQVKFEDEPDLKDLFITVDDPESHVTTVETFITYRVATQTSRGEFDSSEFEVRRRYQDFLWLKGKLEEAHPTLIIPPLPEKFVVKGMVERFNDDFIETRRRALNKFLNRIADHPTLTFSEDFKVFLTAQAGELSSHKKQGPGLLSKMGQTVRAMALSMRGVRSRPDEFTEMNDFIETFSQKINLIDKISQRIYKEEREYFDEMKEYGPIHALWSESEEDLADTLGGVASCLDRCCQATERRLCGLSEALLPVVHEYVLYSEMLMGVMRRRDHIQAELESKAEALTYKKADTDLLTEEIGKLEDKVECANTALRADWERWKQNMRNDIKSAFADTAERNIHYYEQCLATWESFLTAQSDLYAKEPPEDQP; encoded by the exons ATGGACATGAATTCCTTAAGCCCGACGATGCCGACGTCCCCTTTGTCGATGATCAACCAGGTCAAGTTTGAGGATGAGCCCGACTTGAAAGATCTCTTCATCACGGTCGACGACCCCGAGAGCCACGTGACCACCGTCGAGACCTTCATCACTTACAGGGTCGCCACCCAG ACGTCACGCGGGGAGTTCGACTCCAGCGAATTCGAAGTCAGGAGGCGGTACCAGGACTTCCTGTGGCTCAAGGGAAAGCTCGAGGAAGCCCACCCCACTCTCATCATCCCG CCGCTGCCGGAGAAGTTCGTGGTGAAGGGCATGGTGGAGCGCTTCAACGACGACTTCATCGAGACGCGCAGGAGGGCCCTGAATAAGTTTTTGAACCGAATTGCCGACCATCCAACCTTGACGTTCAGCGAAGACTTCAAAGTCTTCCTTACCGCGCAGGCTGGG GAGCTGTCATCGCACAAGAAGCAGGGGCCGGGGCtgctgagcaagatgggccagacggTCCGCGCCATGGCCCTGTCCATGAGGGGCGTGAGGAGCCGCCCCGACGAGTTCACGGAAATGAACGACTTCATCGAGACTTTCAGCCAGAAAATAAATTTGATCGATAAGATATCCCAGAGGATTTACAAGGAGGAGCGCG aatattttgatGAAATGAAAGAATACGGCCCCATTCATGCCCTGTGGTCGGAGTCGGAAGAGGACCTGGCGGACACGCTGGGCGGCGTGGCCAGCTGCCTGGACCGGTGCTGCCAGGCCACCGAGCGGCGTCTGTGCGGCCTGTCCGAGGCCCTGCTCCCCGTCGTGCACGAATACGTGCTCTACAGCGAGATGCTCATG GGCGTCATGAGGAGGAGAGACCACATCCAGGCAGAGCTGGAATCCAAGGCGGAAGCTTTGACCTACAAAAAGGCGGACACAGACCTG CTCACGGAGGAGATCGGGAAGCTGGAGGACAAGGTGGAGTGCGCCAACACCGCACTGAGAGCGGACTGGGAGCGATGGAAGCAGAACATGCGGAACGACATCAAGTCCGCGTTTGCGGACACGGCCGAGCGGAACATCCACTACTATGAGCAG TGCCTTGCTACCTGGGAATCCTTCCTCACAGCACAGTCCGACCTCTACGCCAAAGAACCCCCTGAAGATCAACCTTAG